The Halarchaeum grantii nucleotide sequence GCAGGCCGAGGCCGTCCACGGACTCGCGGGTGCTCCCGGAGCCGACGAGGACGAACAGCGGGTGCTTCTCGTCGTGGCGGTCCGCGGCCTCCAGCATCGACGTGACGTCCTTCGTCGCGTCGTCGAGCGTGTAGAAGCCGTCGTCGAGCGGCCGGCGGTCGACGTAGTGGTACTCGGCGTCGCTGGCGGTGTGTTCCTCGCGGACGAGCGGGAGGACGGCGCGCTCGATCGCGGAGCCACCGACGTAGCCCTCGACGTCCGCGGTGTGGCGGACGATGACGGGGCGGGACTCGATGACGGCGCGGCGGATCTCCGTCGCGGCCGCGACGAGGTCGTCGTGCACGACGTCGATTTCGGCGTCCTGCACGAGCAGCGTCTCGTCCTCGGGGCTCGCGCGCTCGGTCACCTGTGCTTCGAGGCGGTCCTGAACGGCCTGCGCCTCGGCGCCCGTGAGGACGTCGAGGGCCTCCGTCTCGACCTGCAGTTCGCCGTGGTGGCGCTCGACCTCGCCGACGAGGTGGACGACGTCGCCCGCCTCGACCTCGGGGTAGGCCCGGACGCCCGCTTCGACGAACGCGGCGGCGTCGACCGTCCCCGTCTCGTCCGTCAGCTCGAAGACCGTCGGGCCGGAGGTCTGGCGGACGCCCGTGACCTCGGCTTCGAGCGCGACGTCGTCGCCGACGTGCTCGTCGAGGGCGTCGATCGGGACGCGCGCGACGTCCGCGCCGTCGCCGTCGTCGTCCTCGGAGGCCTCTTCGGCGTCCGTCTCGGTCTCTGGCTCCTCGGCTTCCGGCTCCTCCGGCTCCGCAACCGGTTCGTCGGCGGCGTCGGCCCCCGTCTCGTCGTCCGTCTCGGGCTCCGGTTCGGACGCCGGCTCGTCGGACTCCGATTCCTCGGGTTCCGCGGCCGGTTCGTCGTGCGTCTCGGCCTCCGTCTCCACTGAGTCGGTCGCGCCGGGCGGTGCCTCGGACTCGTCGTCGGGGAGCTCGGCGTTCGTCGGTGCGTCCGGGTCGTCGATGAGCATCCCGCGGAACTCGCGTTCGGACTGGCGGATCGACCACGAGAGGTCGACGTTCCCATTGCCGTGGACGTCGTCGACCTGCACGTAGACGGTGTCGCCGGGCTCCCAGTCGAGCGCGTCGAGGCGCTGGGGGATCTCGCTCTTGTGGAGGAGGCCGGTGACGTTCTCACCGAGGTCGACGAAGACGCCGAACTCGGCGAATCCGTCGACGCTCCCCTCGTAGTAGCGTCCGGCTGTGAGCTGCTCAGGTTGCGAACCGCGGAACTCGAAGACGGCGTCCTCCTCGTGTGTCTCGCAGATATGACCGTCGGTGGAGACGCCGCAGATGATACACGAACCCATTTAGCGGAGACAAGTCCCCCTTCCCTAAACGACTGTCGAAAACGCGCGCGTGTCAGCCGCGCGAAAACCGTGGCCGCCACCGGCGTGCGCTCGCGCCCGTCCATGGACGGCGCGGCACCGCTCACCGCTCGCGCGTCGCGGCGTCGACCGGCGCGTCGCGTCTGACCTCGTGGCAGTTCCGACAGCGCGCCTCGTAGGCTTCCTCGGCGCCCACGACCACCGTCGGGTCGTCGTAGTGCGCGGGTTCGCCGTCGACGAGGCGCTGGTTCCGCGTCGCCGGCTCGCCGCACTGCGTGCAGATCGCCTGCAGTTTCTCGACGTACTCAGCGACCGCCACGAGCTCGGGGACGGGGTGGTAGGGTTCGCCCCGGAAGGTCTGGTCCGTGCCGGAGACGACGACGCGCCGGCCGTCGGCGGCGAGTTCCTCGCAGACGTCGACGAGTTCGCCCGGGAAGAAGTTCGCCTCGTCGATGGCGACCACCTGCTCGCCGTTCAAGTGCTCCGGAATCGAGCGGACGCCCGCGACGGTGTTCTCGACGACGGTCGCGCGCCACGTCGACCCCGCGTGCGAGCCCAGCGACTCCTCGCCGTAGCGGTCGTCGATGGCGGGCGAGAACGCCGCGACCTCCTGCCCGGCGATCTCGGCGCGGCGGAGGCGGCGGAGCATCTCCTCGGTCTTCCCCGAGAACATACACCCCGTGATGACCTCCACCCAGCCGCTGTTCGTGATGGCGTGCACGCCACGACGGGAGACGGGCGACGGGCAAAACGGTTTCTCTCCCTCACTCCCGGAGCCGGACGACCGTCTCGCCGTCGCGCTCCGTGACCTCGGCGAGGCCGTCGTCCGCGAGGTCGTTCACGAGCCCCCGGAGCCACTCGCGGCCGTGCTCTCCCCCGGGCGCGTAGTCGACGCGGACGCGCGGGCCGAGCGTGTCGAGCGCGAGCTCGCCGTGTCGGGAGAGCGCCTTCACGACGCGCCCGCGCATCTGTCGGCGCGACCCCTCGAAGGTCGGCTGCTCGGGAACGTCGGGCGCGGTGAAGTCGCCGGTCTCGTAGGCGTCACACCACGGCCGCCACGGGCAGCCCGCCTCGTCGCACTTCGGGGTCTTCTCGCAGGCGACGCCCCCGAGCTCCATGATGGCGTTGTTCCAGACGCGCGACTCGCCGGCGGGCATGAGCGCGCCCGCGACGACCTCGAAGGCGTCGTCGTCGTCCGGGACGCCGAAGGCC carries:
- a CDS encoding OB-fold nucleic acid binding domain-containing protein, translating into MGSCIICGVSTDGHICETHEEDAVFEFRGSQPEQLTAGRYYEGSVDGFAEFGVFVDLGENVTGLLHKSEIPQRLDALDWEPGDTVYVQVDDVHGNGNVDLSWSIRQSEREFRGMLIDDPDAPTNAELPDDESEAPPGATDSVETEAETHDEPAAEPEESESDEPASEPEPETDDETGADAADEPVAEPEEPEAEEPETETDAEEASEDDDGDGADVARVPIDALDEHVGDDVALEAEVTGVRQTSGPTVFELTDETGTVDAAAFVEAGVRAYPEVEAGDVVHLVGEVERHHGELQVETEALDVLTGAEAQAVQDRLEAQVTERASPEDETLLVQDAEIDVVHDDLVAAATEIRRAVIESRPVIVRHTADVEGYVGGSAIERAVLPLVREEHTASDAEYHYVDRRPLDDGFYTLDDATKDVTSMLEAADRHDEKHPLFVLVGSGSTRESVDGLGLLDIYDAPTVALDGGYADGEAADAADVLVSPTQHGETPVSTGVLATHLAGMVNADVRADIGHLPAIPFWGETPAVYADLAAEAGYEAETVADVRDALALEAFYQAYEDKREIVADLLWDEADTSLVGHIGSQFREKLETEFETAEPHLEARDAGAATVEVLDVDSYTHRYDFPPVDLLLDALYRERADGEYVLVGADSDELRVRSTGDVDVRAVGETLTSELPDAGVVPRGAQDGRVEFLSGERDAVVEAAVDAIVAQLE
- a CDS encoding thymidine kinase, encoding MHAITNSGWVEVITGCMFSGKTEEMLRRLRRAEIAGQEVAAFSPAIDDRYGEESLGSHAGSTWRATVVENTVAGVRSIPEHLNGEQVVAIDEANFFPGELVDVCEELAADGRRVVVSGTDQTFRGEPYHPVPELVAVAEYVEKLQAICTQCGEPATRNQRLVDGEPAHYDDPTVVVGAEEAYEARCRNCHEVRRDAPVDAATRER